In Onthophagus taurus isolate NC chromosome 6, IU_Otau_3.0, whole genome shotgun sequence, a genomic segment contains:
- the LOC111416249 gene encoding brachyurin-like, producing MKFLIVLVSALAAVSAYNAKSKFMTLLDYYNYIDDGRIIDGTPAEVGQFPWQVAVNFIVSGSSYFCGGALISNQWVLTAAHCADGASSFTLRLGTILSSGGGSGSITVQTTTAFVHEGYNSNLNNDVALIKLNEPIAFSNVIQPIDLPSKGDTAITGETLRVSGWGKTNDNGSVSSALNYVDLTAISNTQCANYYGSATIISSTLCCVGNPHHSTCNGDSGGPLVRVNGNRVTHHGIVSFVSSAGCASGAPSGYVRTESMLDWISSKTGIKVE from the exons atgaaatttttgatcgTCCTTGTTTCGGCTTTGGCCGCCGTGTCGGCTTACAACGCAAAG TCGAAATTTATGACTTTGCTTGACTATTACAACTACATTGATGATGGACGTATCATCGATGGGACACCTGCTGAAGTTGGACAATTTCCCTGGCAAGTAGCCGTTAATTTCATTGTAAGTGgatcatcatatttttgtgGAGGTGCTCTAATTTCTAACCAATGGGTTTTAACAGCTGCTCACTGCGCAGATGG TGCCTCTAGTTTCACATTGAGACTTGGCACAATCCTTTCATCTGGTGGTGGAAGTGGATCCATTACAGTTCAAACAACTACTGCATTTGTTCATGAAGGTTACAACAGTAATTTAAACAATGATGTTGCCCTTATTAAACTTAATGAACCAATCGCATTTTCTAATGTTATTCAACCAATTGATCTTCCATCAAAGGGTGACACAGCTATTACTGGAGAAACTCTTAGAGTAAGCGGCTGGGGAAAAACTAACGACA acgGTAGTGTTAGTTCCGCTTTGAACTATGTTGATCTTACAGCAATCAGTAATACACAATGTGCTAATTATTATGGATCAGCAACAATCATCAGTTCAACTCTTTGTTGCGTTGGCAACCCACATCACAGTACTTGTAAT ggtgattctggTGGCCCACTTGTAAGAGTTAATGGTAATAGGGTCACTCATCATGGtattgtaagttttgtttcttCTGCTGGTTGTGCTAGTGGAGCCCCATCTGGTTATGTACGTACTGAAAGTATGCTTGATTGGATTTCTTCTAAAACAGGTATCAAAGTcgaataa
- the LOC139430080 gene encoding brachyurin-like — protein sequence MLKLFVFIISLGFVFGDTNDFDNQSRIISGTLAQAGQYPWMVAITVTRSQRTVFCGGSLISENRVLTAAHCVDGNEVRRLSLNFGGVRLGPNEDNRQTVLITEIRNTTITVHEQYNPIYMEHDIAIIRLTNNIVFNDRIQRIQLPTTANPITVSDGQLVRVSGWGMESTAANGLSDRLRWADLTVNSTSCGTHFDRDIIICAYSINGNNICDGDFGSPIVNYNSLNVGSSVLVGVASFLLGDGCGTTSPAGFTRISDTSILSWINEQLRLP from the exons atgttaaaactattcgtttttataatttcattagGTTTCGTATTTGGG gatACCAATGATTTCGATAATCAATCGCGAATTATAAGTGGAACATTGGCTCAAGCGGGGCAATATCCGTGGATGGTAGCCATAACTGTAACACGAAGTCAACGCACAGTGTTTTGTGGAGGTTCTCTTATTTCCGAAAATCGCGTTTTAACAGCAGCTCACTGCGTAGATGg TAATGAAGTCCGAAGACTTTCCTTAAATTTTGGAGGAGTCAGATTGGGACCAAACGAAGATAATCGCCAGACAGTTCTAATAACGGAAATTAGGAATACCACCATTACAGTTCATGAACAATATAATCCTATATACATGGAACACGATATTGCAATAATACGATTGACAAATAATATTGTATTTAATGATCGAATTCAAAGGATACAATTGCCAACAACAGCTAACCCTATTACGGTGAGTGACGGCCAGCTAGTTCGCGTTAGCGGATGGGGTATGGAAAGTACTGCTGCCAATGGTTTAAGTGATCGTTTAAGATGGGCTGATCTTACCGTAAATTCTACATCTTGTGGTACACATTTTGATCGGGATATAATTATTTGCGCTTATTCAATTAATggaaacaatatttgtgat GGTGATTTCGGAAGTCCTATTGTCAACTACAATTCACTAAATGTAGGTAGTTCTGTTCTGGTGGGAGTTGCTAGCTTTCTACTTGGAGATGGTTGTGGTACTACGTCACCAGCTGGATTTACACGTATCTCGGATACAAGCATTTTAAGTTGGATAAATGAGCAACTCCGGTTACCATAA
- the LOC111416244 gene encoding uncharacterized protein: protein MVRSCSVSGCKTQFTKGTKFHKFPKDPTLRNQWIEVIGRKGFIPSESDIICSIHFTNEDYTINSFGNKVLKKNVLPSMFDVSITEDTEPNVETESLTIETITACNSNDEGTITAYNSNDEDTISLCNSNEETVSAFDSNDEGTVSSCELDELTVQGKSTVVIYENGINLEENNLKGGEKIEIVNVSGENQAIIEVDKIFHKNENVDTTSVKRKRPYRQYRYIGDLKNVDFTSPDEARRCLELALGCVDNQKLKIKRLRQQVKNTNKFILQAEFEMQRMLEKKVMEI from the exons atgGTGAGATCATGTTCGGTTTCTGGTTGTAAAACGCAATTTACAAAAGGAACAAAGTTTCACAA ATTTCCTAAAGATCCAACGTTAAGAAATCAATGGATTGAAGTTATAGGAAGAAAAGGTTTCATTCCTTCTGAGTCAGATATAATTTGCAGTATTCATTTTACAAATGAAGATTACACCATAAATTCATTTGGAAATAAAgtcttaaagaaaaatgttctTCCATCAATGTTTGATGTGTCCATCACAGAAGACACAGAACCTAATGTTGAAACTGAGTCTTTGACAATAGAAACTATAACCGCTTGCAATTCCAATGATGAAGGAACTATTACTGCATACAATTCAAATGATGAAGATACAATTAGCTTGTGCAATTCAAATGAAGAAACTGTATCAGCTTTTGATTCCAATGATGAAGGAACTGTTTCAAGTTGTGAACTAGATGAACTAACAGTACAAGGAAAATCTACTGTGGTTATATACGAAAATGGAATTAATTTAGAGGAGAATAATCTGAAAGGTggagaaaaaatcgaaatagttaATGTAAGTGGTGAAAATCAAGCAATAATTGAAGttgacaaaatttttcataaaaacgaaaatgttgATACGACTTCTGTTAAAAGAAAACGACCATATCGTCAGTATCGTTACATTggagatttaaaaaatgttgattttacATCTCCCGATGAAGCAAGAAGATGTCTTGAATTAGCTTTAGGCTGTGTTGataaccaaaaattaaaaatcaaacgATTACGACAACAAGTTAAAAAcactaacaaatttattttacaagcTGAATTTGAAATGCAAAGaatgttagaaaaaaaagttatggaaatttga